In the Clupea harengus chromosome 16, Ch_v2.0.2, whole genome shotgun sequence genome, one interval contains:
- the slc38a4 gene encoding sodium-coupled neutral amino acid transporter 4 has product MDRMELKKVSTEADDDSTDSLDDRFTEPIDSEKATINSQFLDDEDGESRKFLGNGIMKKKKYEEYHEEYHPGHASFGMSVFNLSNAIMGSGILGLSYAMANTGIVLFSILLLGVAALSLYSVHLLLVTAKEGGSLIYEKLGERAFGMPGKIAAFGAITLQNIGAMSSYLFIVKYELPEVIKAFMRLEENSGEWYLNGNYLVVFVSMGIILPLSLLKNLGYLGYTSGFSLGCMVFFLSVMIYKKSILPCPLPFMLQHHNMSMNGSGPLGSYTLHNGTGLMDFSRANLDPHAPVSASHGASSVHYEPHPEDLEEMCTPKYFVFNSQTAYTVPILAFAFVCHPEVLPIYSELKDRSRKKMQNVSNLSILAMLVMYMLSALFGYLTFYGSVEPELLHTFTQVYKFDTMLLLVRLAVLTAVTLTVPIVLFPIRSSVITLMFKNQEFNWVRHVLIAAAVLLLDNMLVIFVPSIRDIFGFIGSSAATMLIFILPAGFYLKLVKSVPLRSPQKISAAIFLVVGVIFMIVSLSLIVMDWIHNPPGSGDGH; this is encoded by the exons ATGGATCGGATGGAACTCAAGAAGGTCAGCACGGAGGCTGACGAcgacagcacagacagcctgGACGACCGCTTCACTGAACCCATTGATTCGGAAAAGGCCACCATCAACAG TCAGTTTCTGGACGATGAAGACGGAGAGAGTCGGAAGTTCCTTGGGAATGGAAtcatgaagaagaaaaagtacGAGGAGTACCATGAAGAATAT CACCCAGGGCATGCATCCTTTGGGATGTCTGTGTTCAACCTCAGTAACGCTATCATGGGCAGTGGCATCCTGGGACTCTCCTATGCCATGGCTAACACAGGAATCGTTCTGTTCTC GATTCTGCTCCTAGGTGTGGCAGCCCTGTCTTTGTACTCTGTTCATCTACTGCTTGTCACTGCCAAAGAAGGAG GTTCCTTGATCTATGAAAAGCTTGGAGAGCGGGCCTTTGGCATGCCAGGGAAGATTGCCGCCTTTGGAGCAATCACACTTCAGAATATCGGAG CTATGTCCAGCTACCTCTTCATTGTGAAGTACGAGCTGCCCGAGGTGATCAAAGCGTTCATGCGCCTGGAGGAGAATTCTGG TGAATGGTACCTCAATGGCAATTaccttgttgtgtttgtgtccatgggTATCATTTTACCCCTTTCCCTGCTCAAAAACCTTG GCTATCTGGGCTACACCAGCGGATTCTCCCTCGGCTGCATGGTGTTTTTCCTGAGCGTG ATGATCTATAAGAAATCCATACTGCCGTGCCCCCTTCCCTTCATGCTGCAGCACCACAACATGAGCATGAACGGCTCGGGGCCGCTGGGGTCCTACACGTTGCACAACGGCACGGGCCTCATGGACTTCTCCCGGGCCAACCTGGACCCCCACGCCCCCGTCAGCGCCTCCCACGGGGCCAGCAGCGTCCACTACGAGCCCCACCCCGAGGACTTGGAGGAGATGTGCACGCCCAAGTACTTTGTGTTCAACTcgcag ACTGCATACACTGTTCCCATCCTGGCTTTCGCATTTGTGTGCCATCCTGAAGTACTTCCCATCTACAGTGAGCTGAAAGA TCGGTCCAGAAAGAAGATGCAGAACGTCTCCAATCTTTCAATTTTGGCCATGCTGGTTATGTACATGCTCTCAGCATTGTTTGGGTACCTCACCTTTTATG GTAGCGTGGAGCCAGAGTTACTGCACACCTTCACACAGGTCTACAAGTTTGACACCATGCTTCTGCTGGTGCGTCTGGCTGTGCTCACTGCTGTCACACTCACTGTGCCCATCGTGCTCTTCCCT aTCCGTTCGTCGGTCATCACCTTGATGTTTAAAAACCAGGAGTTCAACTGGGTCCGCCATGTGCTCATCGCCGCTGCCGTCTTGCTCTTAGACAACATGCTGGTGATTTTCGTCCCCAGTATCCGCGACATCTTTGGTTTCATCG GTTCCTCTGCTGCCACGATGCTCATTTTCATCCTCCCCGCGGGCTTCTACCTGAAGCTGGTCAAGAGTGTACCCCTCCGCTCCCCGCAGAAAATCTCA gCGGCCATTTTCCTTGTGGTTGGCGTTATCTTCATGATCGTCAGCTTGTCACTTATCGTTATGGACTGGATCCACAACCCCCCTGGCTCTGGAGACGGTCACTAA